A genome region from Nocardia sp. NBC_01730 includes the following:
- a CDS encoding HAD family hydrolase, giving the protein MVATDVDGTLIDHDEQVTARTRAAVDALITDGVPFVLATGRPPRWIDPVVDGLGYAPLCVCGNGAVIYDSASDRVLASMTLDVATLGWLADLAEWALPGCGLAAERVGASAHDAVTPQFVSSPQYEHAWLNPDDTSVAREEVIDAPAIKMLVRLPGARSSDMRTVLAPLIGERADITYSTEHGLIELSAPGISKASGLAVVAQRLGVAADTIIAFGDMPNDVPMLTMAGHGVAMRNAHPEALAAADEIAESNSDDGVARVLERWWV; this is encoded by the coding sequence ATGGTGGCCACCGATGTGGACGGGACGCTCATCGATCACGACGAGCAGGTCACCGCACGGACCAGGGCTGCCGTGGACGCGCTGATCACCGACGGTGTGCCGTTCGTGCTCGCCACCGGGCGTCCGCCGCGCTGGATCGACCCGGTGGTCGACGGGCTGGGGTACGCGCCGCTGTGCGTGTGCGGCAACGGCGCGGTGATCTACGACAGTGCCTCCGATCGGGTGCTCGCCAGCATGACACTGGACGTGGCGACGCTCGGCTGGCTCGCGGACCTGGCCGAATGGGCGCTGCCCGGCTGCGGTCTCGCCGCTGAACGGGTCGGTGCGAGCGCGCACGACGCGGTGACGCCGCAGTTCGTCAGCTCGCCACAATACGAGCACGCCTGGCTGAATCCCGACGACACTTCCGTCGCCCGCGAGGAGGTCATCGACGCTCCCGCCATCAAGATGCTGGTCCGCCTACCGGGCGCGCGTAGCTCCGACATGCGCACCGTGCTCGCACCGCTGATCGGGGAGCGCGCCGATATCACCTACTCGACCGAGCACGGGCTCATCGAACTGTCCGCACCAGGCATCAGCAAGGCATCGGGCCTCGCGGTGGTCGCGCAGCGCCTCGGAGTGGCGGCCGACACCATTATCGCGTTCGGCGATATGCCCAACGACGTCCCCATGCTCACCATGGCAGGTCACGGCGTCGCGATGCGCAACGCCCACCCCGAAGCCCTCGCCGCCGCCGACGAGATCGCCGAATCCAACTCCGACGACGGTGTGGCCCGGGTCCTCGAACGCTGGTGGGTCTGA